The following are from one region of the Hymenobacter radiodurans genome:
- a CDS encoding glycoside hydrolase family 3 protein — MKKLLIVLSLAALAGCGKGSQQTATAPAATSAQEMPPSKPEDFPFRNPDQPIDQRVNDLVGRLTLEEKVSQMLNASPAIDRLGIPAYNWWNEALHGVARTSMKTTVFPQAIGLAATFNTDAMLKMATITSDEARAVHNEYARRGERGIYQGLTFWTPNINIFRDPRWGRGQETYGEDPYLTGQLGSALVKGFQGDDPKYLKVTACAKHFAVHSGPEQLRHVFDAKISDYDLWDTYLPAFRDLIVDAKVASVMCAYNAYAGQPCCGSDKLMNEILYDKWKFQGYVTSDCDGINDFWQNHKTDPDAATAAANAVLHGTDLECATGKLFTYNSLLESVQRKLITEQQLDVSVKRLYKIRFQLGMFDPVERVKYAQIPMSVVESAPHQSHALQMAHESLVLLKNEKNTLPLRKDIKKLVVLGPNADNDAVQLGNYNGFPTDNVTPLEGIRAKVGKGTAVTFIQGVDYASNIVYETFDINKSLAFNGQPGFKAEYFKGTNLEGQPMVTTQEVGLDRYLANVKIEVVPGLPSENFSARYTTTFTPEKSEELAFQITGDDGYRLFVDNKLVIDNWKSRGVSTTQHKQKVVAGQKMDIKIEYFQADRRTILKFAGAHIVPMNAKNILAQVRDADAIIFVGGISPRLEGEEMKVDVEGFSGGDRTSIALPKVQTELLKVLKSSGKPVVFAMMTGSALGVPWEAANIPAIINTWYGGQATGTALADVLFGDYNPAGRLPVTFYRSEKQLPPFDNYDMEGRTYRYFKDTPLYPFGHGLSYTTFKYSGLKMPPSAPTGQPVTMSVEVQNTGKRDGDEVVQLYVKHPNAKTRVALHALEGFQRVNLKVGEKKTVQFTLTPRQLSLLNEKAERMEQAGQVQIFVGGGQPLKSALAAKQVLQANVALTGANVMID; from the coding sequence ATGAAGAAACTATTAATCGTTTTGTCGCTGGCAGCCCTTGCGGGGTGCGGTAAAGGAAGCCAGCAGACCGCCACTGCCCCAGCTGCCACTTCTGCCCAAGAAATGCCCCCCAGCAAGCCCGAAGACTTCCCGTTTCGCAACCCTGATCAACCCATCGATCAGCGGGTCAATGATCTGGTCGGGCGCCTGACCTTGGAGGAAAAAGTGAGCCAAATGCTGAATGCTTCGCCCGCTATTGATCGGCTGGGTATTCCGGCTTACAACTGGTGGAATGAGGCCCTGCACGGTGTGGCTCGCACAAGCATGAAGACGACGGTGTTTCCGCAGGCCATTGGGTTGGCCGCTACGTTCAACACCGACGCCATGCTCAAAATGGCCACCATCACCTCCGACGAAGCCCGCGCCGTGCATAACGAGTACGCCCGCCGCGGTGAGCGAGGTATCTACCAGGGCCTCACGTTCTGGACGCCCAACATCAATATTTTCCGTGACCCGCGCTGGGGCCGGGGCCAGGAAACCTATGGTGAAGATCCTTATCTGACGGGCCAGCTGGGCTCAGCGCTGGTAAAAGGATTCCAGGGTGATGACCCAAAATATTTAAAGGTGACGGCCTGCGCCAAGCACTTTGCCGTCCACAGCGGCCCCGAGCAGCTGCGCCATGTATTCGACGCCAAAATCAGCGACTACGACCTGTGGGACACGTATTTGCCCGCCTTCCGCGACTTAATTGTGGATGCGAAAGTTGCCAGCGTGATGTGCGCCTACAACGCCTACGCCGGGCAGCCCTGCTGCGGCAGCGACAAGCTGATGAATGAGATTCTCTACGATAAGTGGAAGTTTCAGGGCTACGTCACTTCCGACTGCGACGGCATCAACGACTTCTGGCAGAACCACAAAACTGACCCCGACGCGGCCACTGCCGCCGCCAACGCCGTGCTCCACGGCACCGACCTCGAATGCGCCACGGGCAAGCTCTTTACCTACAACTCCCTGCTGGAATCGGTGCAGCGCAAGCTCATAACCGAGCAGCAGCTGGATGTGTCGGTGAAGCGACTGTATAAGATTCGCTTTCAGCTGGGCATGTTCGACCCAGTGGAGCGCGTGAAGTACGCCCAGATTCCGATGAGCGTGGTGGAAAGTGCCCCCCACCAATCCCACGCCCTCCAAATGGCCCACGAATCGTTGGTGCTGCTGAAAAACGAGAAGAACACGCTGCCGCTCCGCAAGGACATCAAGAAGCTGGTCGTGCTCGGCCCCAACGCCGACAACGACGCCGTGCAGCTCGGCAATTACAACGGCTTCCCCACCGATAACGTGACCCCGCTCGAAGGTATTCGGGCCAAAGTAGGTAAAGGCACAGCGGTGACCTTTATCCAAGGTGTTGACTACGCCAGCAACATCGTGTATGAGACCTTCGACATCAATAAGAGCCTTGCCTTCAACGGTCAGCCCGGCTTCAAAGCGGAGTATTTTAAAGGCACCAACCTGGAAGGCCAACCCATGGTAACCACCCAGGAAGTCGGCCTCGACCGCTATTTGGCCAACGTGAAAATCGAAGTGGTGCCCGGCCTGCCTTCCGAGAATTTCTCAGCCCGCTATACCACCACGTTCACCCCGGAGAAGTCGGAGGAGCTAGCCTTCCAGATAACCGGCGACGATGGCTACCGCTTATTCGTCGACAATAAGCTGGTCATCGATAACTGGAAAAGCCGCGGCGTTTCGACCACCCAGCACAAGCAGAAAGTAGTGGCGGGCCAAAAGATGGACATCAAAATCGAGTACTTCCAGGCCGACCGCCGCACCATTCTCAAGTTTGCCGGCGCGCACATTGTGCCCATGAACGCGAAGAATATCCTGGCCCAAGTGCGCGACGCCGACGCCATCATCTTCGTGGGGGGCATTTCTCCGCGCTTGGAAGGTGAGGAAATGAAGGTAGATGTGGAAGGCTTCAGCGGCGGCGACCGCACTAGCATTGCCCTGCCCAAAGTACAGACCGAGCTGCTGAAGGTGCTCAAATCGTCGGGCAAGCCGGTGGTCTTTGCTATGATGACCGGCAGTGCGCTAGGTGTGCCGTGGGAAGCGGCCAATATCCCCGCCATCATCAACACGTGGTACGGCGGCCAAGCCACCGGCACGGCTCTGGCCGATGTGCTCTTTGGCGACTACAACCCCGCCGGCCGTCTTCCCGTGACGTTTTACCGCTCAGAAAAGCAGCTGCCGCCCTTCGATAACTATGATATGGAAGGGCGCACCTACCGCTACTTCAAGGACACGCCGCTCTACCCATTCGGACACGGCCTGAGCTATACTACGTTTAAGTACAGCGGCCTAAAAATGCCCCCCAGCGCCCCAACTGGCCAGCCCGTAACGATGAGCGTAGAAGTGCAAAACACCGGCAAGCGCGACGGCGACGAGGTGGTACAGCTTTACGTGAAACAC
- a CDS encoding SDR family oxidoreductase produces the protein MAGKLNGKVALITGASAGIGEACARALAAEGANLVLTARRDERLESLAAELRQLGVEVEFVAGDARDEETARRTVQAATDSFGRLDILINNAGAGNYKNLVDTSADEYDELMDTNMRTTFLFTRHAVPVMQAQKSGTILMLSSMAGVYGFAGEAVYCATKFAQVGFAQALDKELRPDGIKVGAICPGGVKTEFALGKGRTEEKVAQSGMLDAEDVAGAVLLACTQSANSRIIEIQMRTMDEALT, from the coding sequence ATGGCAGGAAAACTCAATGGAAAAGTAGCCCTCATTACGGGTGCAAGTGCTGGTATCGGTGAAGCCTGCGCGCGGGCCTTGGCTGCTGAAGGAGCAAATTTGGTATTGACCGCTCGGCGCGACGAACGGCTGGAGTCGTTGGCCGCCGAGCTGCGCCAGCTGGGCGTAGAAGTAGAATTTGTGGCTGGTGACGCCCGCGACGAGGAAACCGCCCGCCGCACCGTACAGGCTGCCACCGACTCGTTTGGTCGCCTCGACATTCTGATCAATAACGCTGGCGCGGGCAACTACAAAAACCTGGTCGACACCAGCGCTGACGAGTACGATGAGCTCATGGACACCAACATGCGCACCACCTTCCTCTTCACCCGTCACGCCGTACCCGTGATGCAGGCCCAGAAATCGGGCACCATTCTAATGCTCTCGTCGATGGCGGGCGTGTATGGTTTCGCGGGCGAAGCGGTGTATTGCGCCACCAAGTTTGCGCAGGTAGGCTTTGCCCAAGCACTGGATAAAGAGCTGCGGCCGGATGGCATTAAAGTGGGCGCTATCTGCCCCGGCGGCGTCAAAACAGAGTTTGCATTAGGCAAAGGCCGCACCGAGGAAAAAGTAGCCCAATCGGGGATGCTGGACGCGGAGGACGTGGCGGGCGCAGTACTGCTGGCCTGCACGCAGTCGGCCAACTCGCGCATTATTGAAATACAAATGCGCACCATGGACGAGGCGCTTACCTAG
- a CDS encoding bifunctional alpha,alpha-trehalose-phosphate synthase (UDP-forming)/trehalose-phosphatase has protein sequence MARTIIVSNRLPTKVQRTNDGLTFQPSEGGLATGLGSIYRADGNIWVGWPGLFVEDPAEQQHVTDQLRNDSMAPVFLTETEIRDFYEGFSNSTLWPIFHYFNEYATFEESHWEAYVAANAKFCEAVLALAGPDDTIWVHDYQLLLLPQMLRAARPKATIGFFLHIPFPSYELLRVLPWSTELLEGMLGADLIGFHTFYYMRHFLSAVSNLLGLPNQNGQIETPSRMVLVDAFPMGIDYERYATAAASEAALGHIQTFREALRGVRMILSIDRLDYTKGIAQRLRAFEELLKRYPEWREQVSLLMLVVPSRDQVTQYQALKVEVDELVGRINAQYGTIAWTPILYFYRSLPFDQLVALYRLADVALVTPVRDGMNLVAKEYIACKADQRGVLILSERAGAAQELSDALLINPTATGKVADVLHQALTMPEDEQKSRMSNLQALVRQYDVFAWTELFMNRLAYSKIKQLTLGTDFLDAEASAQLRRDYQKAPQRLLLLDYGGTLVDFHNNPEHAKPDEELLRLLRVLTANPRNRVVIISGHDRPTLENWLGHLRLDFIAEHGVWLRQAGEEWYLFRPMESKWKKGFRPLLEQYVSRTAGSFIEEKDYSLVWHYRRADAALGEVRSRELLNHLNFMTSNTDLQVLEGNKALEIKTIGITKGTAAQRWLTPDYSDFILAIGDDRTDEDIFRALSPDAYSVKVGSAIHSAARYSVGGISDVRKLLTGLAEVEATRPDVHVAQSTPT, from the coding sequence ATGGCCAGAACAATTATCGTTTCCAACCGCCTGCCCACCAAAGTGCAGCGCACCAACGACGGCCTCACCTTTCAGCCCAGCGAAGGCGGGCTGGCTACCGGCTTAGGCTCCATCTACAGGGCCGATGGTAATATTTGGGTGGGCTGGCCTGGCTTATTTGTAGAAGACCCCGCTGAGCAGCAGCACGTAACCGACCAGCTACGCAACGACAGCATGGCGCCGGTATTCCTGACCGAAACCGAAATCCGGGATTTCTACGAAGGCTTCAGCAACTCCACGCTCTGGCCTATTTTCCATTATTTCAACGAATACGCCACCTTCGAGGAGTCGCATTGGGAAGCCTACGTGGCCGCCAACGCCAAATTCTGCGAAGCCGTACTCGCGCTGGCCGGCCCCGACGATACTATCTGGGTACACGATTATCAGTTGCTGCTCCTGCCGCAGATGCTGCGCGCTGCGCGGCCCAAGGCTACCATTGGCTTCTTTCTGCACATTCCGTTTCCCTCGTACGAGCTGCTGCGGGTGCTGCCCTGGAGCACGGAGCTGTTGGAAGGTATGCTGGGCGCCGATCTGATTGGCTTCCACACCTTCTACTACATGCGCCATTTTCTGAGCGCGGTTTCCAATCTGCTGGGGCTTCCCAACCAGAACGGCCAGATTGAAACGCCCAGCCGCATGGTGCTCGTCGATGCCTTTCCGATGGGTATCGATTATGAGCGCTACGCTACGGCTGCCGCCTCGGAAGCGGCGCTGGGGCACATCCAAACGTTTCGCGAAGCCTTGCGCGGGGTGCGCATGATCCTGTCTATCGACCGCCTCGACTATACCAAAGGCATTGCGCAGCGACTCCGGGCTTTTGAAGAATTGTTGAAGCGCTACCCCGAGTGGCGCGAACAGGTGAGCCTGCTGATGCTGGTGGTGCCCTCCCGCGACCAAGTAACGCAATATCAGGCCCTGAAAGTGGAGGTAGATGAGCTGGTCGGCCGCATCAATGCACAGTACGGCACAATTGCCTGGACGCCCATTCTGTACTTCTACCGCTCGCTGCCCTTCGACCAGCTGGTAGCGCTCTACCGCTTAGCCGACGTGGCGCTGGTAACGCCCGTGCGCGACGGCATGAACCTGGTAGCCAAGGAATATATTGCCTGCAAAGCCGACCAGCGCGGCGTGCTCATCCTCAGCGAGCGAGCCGGCGCGGCCCAGGAGCTTTCCGATGCGCTGCTCATCAACCCCACCGCCACCGGCAAAGTGGCGGACGTACTGCACCAGGCCCTCACCATGCCGGAAGACGAGCAGAAAAGCCGGATGAGCAACTTGCAGGCCCTGGTGCGCCAGTACGACGTGTTTGCCTGGACGGAGCTGTTCATGAACCGGCTGGCGTACAGTAAGATTAAGCAACTGACATTGGGCACCGACTTCTTGGATGCTGAGGCCAGCGCCCAACTACGGCGCGACTACCAAAAAGCCCCCCAGCGACTATTACTGCTCGATTATGGCGGCACCTTAGTTGATTTCCACAACAACCCCGAGCACGCCAAGCCCGACGAGGAGCTACTCCGGTTATTGCGCGTTCTTACCGCTAACCCCCGGAACCGCGTCGTTATTATCAGCGGGCACGACCGACCCACGCTGGAAAATTGGCTGGGCCATCTTCGCCTCGATTTTATTGCCGAGCATGGCGTGTGGCTGCGGCAGGCGGGCGAAGAGTGGTACCTGTTTCGGCCCATGGAATCAAAGTGGAAAAAGGGCTTTCGGCCTTTGCTGGAGCAGTATGTCAGTCGCACTGCCGGCTCATTCATTGAAGAGAAAGACTACTCCCTGGTGTGGCACTACCGCCGCGCCGATGCGGCCTTGGGCGAAGTGCGCTCGCGGGAATTGCTCAATCACCTCAACTTTATGACTTCCAACACCGATTTGCAGGTACTGGAAGGCAATAAAGCGCTGGAAATAAAGACGATTGGCATTACGAAGGGTACCGCCGCACAGCGTTGGCTTACGCCCGATTATTCCGACTTTATTCTGGCTATCGGCGACGACCGCACCGACGAAGATATCTTCCGGGCCTTATCTCCTGATGCCTACAGCGTGAAAGTGGGCAGCGCCATTCACTCTGCGGCCCGCTACTCTGTGGGTGGCATCTCGGACGTGCGCAAACTGCTTACCGGGCTTGCTGAGGTAGAAGCTACCCGCCCAGATGTACACGTAGCGCAGTCCACGCCTACCTAA